A window from Natronorubrum aibiense encodes these proteins:
- a CDS encoding DUF4268 domain-containing protein, with protein sequence MKPAQVSRGNISILDFRETTSMDISELQKIDEVPLREVWEHEEQDFTPWLLENVDQLASLIGIEINDVNRETAVGDYTADLVGTEPTTDDPVVIENQFGSTDHDHLGKLLTYAAGIDARFVVWVAEGFRDEHRSVLDWLNTRDSSGARFFGVRPRIVSVGTDDAPLGFEFTVIVEPNDWERELRDPLSDREQGYREFFTALVDAYAEHRPSWNRLTPQPRSYLTFGAGISGISFGWVFHGETEFSVELYIDAGDADQNEVIFETFKEDRTTIESNLENDVVWEPLPDGRACRIKVPRSTPAPVEELTSHEQNELIDWGTDQMDAFRDVIEPRLTQL encoded by the coding sequence TTGAAACCAGCACAAGTTTCCCGAGGCAATATTTCTATACTGGATTTCCGCGAAACAACATCTATGGATATCAGTGAACTTCAGAAGATCGATGAAGTCCCGTTACGGGAGGTTTGGGAGCACGAAGAGCAGGATTTTACGCCGTGGCTTCTCGAAAACGTTGATCAACTCGCGTCGCTGATCGGCATTGAGATCAACGATGTCAATAGAGAGACCGCAGTTGGAGACTACACCGCCGACCTTGTCGGGACAGAACCCACAACGGACGATCCCGTTGTAATCGAAAACCAGTTCGGATCAACTGACCACGACCATCTCGGTAAGTTGCTAACATATGCCGCCGGTATCGACGCCAGATTCGTCGTGTGGGTCGCTGAAGGATTTCGAGACGAACATCGATCCGTTCTCGACTGGCTGAACACTCGAGACTCCTCCGGGGCCCGGTTCTTCGGTGTCCGACCCCGCATCGTCAGCGTCGGTACCGATGACGCTCCCCTCGGGTTTGAGTTCACGGTCATCGTTGAACCGAACGACTGGGAACGAGAACTCCGTGACCCACTCTCCGATCGAGAACAAGGGTATCGGGAATTCTTCACCGCTCTTGTCGACGCCTATGCAGAACACCGCCCAAGTTGGAATAGATTAACCCCGCAACCACGGTCGTACTTGACTTTCGGCGCGGGAATCAGTGGCATCTCGTTCGGATGGGTGTTTCATGGCGAGACGGAATTCTCTGTCGAGTTGTATATCGACGCGGGCGATGCAGATCAGAACGAAGTAATCTTCGAGACGTTCAAAGAGGATCGAACGACCATCGAATCGAATCTCGAAAACGACGTCGTCTGGGAACCACTTCCCGACGGGCGAGCCTGTCGGATCAAAGTTCCACGATCAACCCCCGCTCCCGTCGAAGAACTAACTTCCCACGAGCAGAACGAACTGATCGACTGGGGAACTGATCAGATGGACGCGTTCCGTGACGTAATCGAACCCCGGCTTACCCAACTCTAA
- a CDS encoding IS1595 family transposase, translated as MIPVEVFRSEASAAHLHQQVRWREGLQCPRCQSESVIKYGSYREYQRYRCKNCGRTFNDKTGTIFACVEIGLDKLLFAFYSLLRFNTSIRQLDAELDVSYRSLHRRVEHSSDALDAPRIDLAGPVEIDEFYVSAGKKGGERDGWSRSRGLSKRGRGSYDGDKPPVFALVDRGSDQRYVIPSKSADESTVRLLLDDHEEESLTVYTDGFRAYDPLEKDETYQREAVIHGEGEYVDGDAHLNTCKSHRRGISKNKLTAYLRLFELRRKILRKPGRDALKEIIQTVL; from the coding sequence ATGATCCCAGTTGAAGTGTTTCGCTCGGAGGCGAGCGCCGCGCACCTGCACCAGCAGGTTCGCTGGCGCGAGGGCCTCCAGTGCCCGCGCTGCCAGTCTGAATCGGTGATCAAGTACGGCAGCTATCGAGAGTATCAGCGGTATCGCTGTAAAAATTGTGGACGCACGTTCAATGACAAGACTGGCACGATCTTCGCGTGCGTGGAGATCGGCCTCGATAAGCTGTTGTTCGCGTTCTATTCGTTGCTCCGGTTCAATACGAGTATCCGTCAGTTAGACGCTGAACTTGATGTCTCGTATCGGTCACTTCACCGGCGCGTCGAGCATTCTAGTGATGCGCTCGACGCGCCTCGGATCGATCTCGCTGGGCCAGTCGAGATCGATGAGTTCTACGTCTCCGCCGGGAAGAAAGGCGGCGAGCGCGACGGTTGGTCGCGCTCGCGTGGCCTGTCGAAACGTGGACGAGGAAGCTACGACGGAGATAAGCCACCTGTGTTTGCCCTCGTTGATCGCGGCAGCGATCAGCGATACGTCATCCCGTCGAAATCCGCCGACGAATCAACCGTGCGACTCCTCCTCGATGACCACGAGGAGGAGTCGCTGACAGTCTATACCGACGGATTTCGTGCCTACGACCCATTGGAGAAGGACGAAACGTACCAGCGAGAAGCGGTTATTCACGGCGAAGGCGAGTACGTTGATGGAGACGCACACCTGAATACGTGCAAGAGCCACCGTCGAGGCATCTCGAAGAACAAACTTACCGCGTATCTCAGACTCTTCGAACTTCGCCGGAAAATCCTACGCAAACCCGGACGAGACGCCCTGAAAGAAATCATTCAAACTGTTCTCTGA
- a CDS encoding macro domain-containing protein, with the protein MTAETPEDFPHFCSICGRSFDYIPHKTYPNPVCDNCDSRAVSEPGTPTQYGDNPVFIDGIRCFRRYKEGAWLTLRDPTACDDYEEFYDTHYDDSGPIHTFNQPDPPTEGNSIRQFSEVRGSSEDQVIARVIEGDILNQSADALICGITTDPSLDGGVAGAVCDASEHSLRPLVQNKAPFTLGDAVVTGGFDLPYSYLIFVAATPAKAGKRATEGSVQRAVKNGLHYVADLRLPSVVLPLIGAGAGGLSTQSTASAIASGIRASSVSPPVCVRVVTQNPRDQDAVQNELSVRGSNILNQEYSDPLEGQISAQLERINQSDSPSNWEIYPWISFDPYTGDINDYDDREDIDHHTPPRPTKDAIKRIEDPLSDFGKDYGNPEQWFAWYDGFNSQLGGIRAAIDHPQLARQLYSREQSLIGILRGLEHEDSEYSDILELVLDTPSSGKTNEIVARIRYRVSGEYIETSNELTDLCLQTSLRILEYTVETLSHLDFDHPMSNTMEVDPVDRIEVIVHAYSQVAFELSIPMDLAEDVVYSNLSTSALCATATYCENHLD; encoded by the coding sequence ATGACTGCCGAGACCCCCGAAGACTTCCCTCACTTTTGTTCTATCTGTGGTAGGTCATTCGACTACATCCCCCACAAAACTTACCCAAATCCCGTCTGTGATAACTGCGATAGTCGAGCAGTATCTGAACCAGGAACACCGACTCAATATGGTGACAACCCTGTTTTCATTGATGGAATTCGATGCTTTCGCCGGTATAAGGAGGGTGCGTGGCTGACCCTACGTGATCCCACTGCGTGCGACGACTATGAGGAGTTTTACGACACACACTACGATGATTCTGGGCCGATCCATACTTTCAACCAGCCAGACCCGCCCACAGAAGGCAACTCGATCAGACAATTTTCCGAAGTAAGGGGTTCATCAGAGGACCAAGTAATAGCGAGAGTCATCGAAGGTGATATCCTCAATCAGAGTGCTGATGCGCTCATATGTGGGATTACCACGGATCCGTCGTTAGACGGTGGTGTTGCAGGAGCGGTATGTGATGCCTCAGAGCACTCACTTCGGCCTCTCGTACAAAATAAAGCGCCGTTCACACTCGGTGACGCCGTCGTCACCGGTGGATTTGACCTCCCGTATTCGTACTTGATTTTCGTGGCAGCGACACCAGCCAAAGCGGGAAAAAGAGCAACTGAAGGAAGTGTTCAGCGAGCGGTAAAAAATGGTCTCCATTACGTGGCCGATCTCCGGTTGCCGTCCGTTGTGCTTCCGCTTATCGGCGCTGGTGCTGGCGGACTCAGTACACAGTCCACTGCGTCAGCAATTGCTTCCGGGATACGAGCTTCGTCTGTGTCGCCTCCGGTCTGTGTGAGAGTCGTGACCCAAAACCCGAGAGATCAGGATGCAGTGCAAAACGAACTATCAGTTCGTGGTTCGAATATTCTCAACCAGGAGTATTCTGATCCGCTTGAAGGGCAGATCTCCGCTCAGTTGGAACGTATTAATCAATCGGATTCTCCCTCCAACTGGGAAATTTATCCATGGATAAGCTTTGACCCGTACACTGGCGATATCAATGACTACGATGATCGTGAAGATATAGACCATCACACTCCCCCTAGACCAACCAAGGACGCAATTAAGCGAATTGAAGACCCTCTTAGCGACTTCGGCAAGGATTACGGTAATCCAGAACAGTGGTTTGCGTGGTATGATGGATTCAATTCACAGCTGGGCGGCATCCGAGCAGCGATTGACCATCCTCAACTCGCACGTCAGTTGTACAGCCGTGAGCAGTCCCTGATTGGGATCTTACGGGGACTTGAACATGAGGACTCAGAGTACAGTGACATCCTAGAACTGGTCTTGGATACGCCAAGCAGCGGGAAGACAAACGAGATTGTCGCCCGAATCAGATACCGAGTGTCTGGTGAATATATTGAAACGAGTAACGAACTCACCGACTTGTGCTTACAGACATCGCTTCGGATACTTGAATACACGGTTGAAACTCTGAGCCATCTCGACTTTGACCACCCCATGAGCAATACAATGGAGGTGGATCCTGTTGACCGAATTGAGGTCATTGTTCATGCTTACTCTCAGGTCGCTTTTGAATTGAGTATCCCGATGGATCTTGCGGAGGACGTGGTCTATAGCAATCTTTCTACAAGTGCTCTTTGTGCGACTGCAACGTACTGTGAGAACCATCTCGATTAA